One Acanthochromis polyacanthus isolate Apoly-LR-REF ecotype Palm Island chromosome 6, KAUST_Apoly_ChrSc, whole genome shotgun sequence DNA segment encodes these proteins:
- the LOC110956979 gene encoding natural resistance-associated macrophage protein 2-like has product MFSFLRPARNPPPENIHISSLPPSFPTDQEPEPTVERAEDVVDEKPVIQTTYTHRGQSVFLQNNNEPVASTYFDQRVPVPDEDTEGISLRKLWAFTGPGFLMSIAYLDPGNIESDLQSGAKAGFKLLWVLLGATVIGLLLQRLAARLGVVTGMHLAEVCNRQYRTVPRIILWLMVELAIIGSDMQEVIGCAIAFNLLSSGRIPLYGGVLITIIDTFVFLFLDKYGLRKLEAFFGVLITIMAVTFGYEYVTVAPDQAQLLKGMFVPYCEGCGPVQLTQAVGIVGAVIMPHNIYLHSALVKSREVDQSNKKEVKEANKYFFMESTIALFVSFLINVFVVAVFAEAFYQKTNAEVHSVCNESRSPHSHLFPLDNGTLEVDIYKGGVVLGCFFGPAALYIWAVGILAAGQSSTMTGTYSGQFVMEGFLNLRWSRFARVLLTRSIAITPTLLVAVFQDVHHLTGMNDFLNVLQSMQLPFALIPILTFTSLPSLMNEFANGLIYKIGGGLVVLVVCAINMYFVVVYVTMLNAVWLYVLAAFLSIAYLTFVGYLAWLCLIALGVSFLDPSSRRGNDTTILIEQQPEFDS; this is encoded by the exons ATGTTCTCCTTCCTGCGTCCAG CCAGAAACCCTCCTCCTGAGAACATCCACATCTCCTCACTGCCTCCCAGTTTTCCCACAGACCAGGAACCAGAACCGACCGTAGAACGAG CGGAGGATGTGGTGGATGAAAAACCAGTGATCCAGACCACCTACACTCACAGAGGACAGTCGGTTTTCCTCCAGAACAATAATGAACCTGTTGCCAGCACTTACTTTGATCAGAGGGTTCCTGTTCCAGATGAGGACACTGAG GGGATTAGTCTCCGGAAGCTGTGGGCCTTCACGGGGCCGGGCTTCCTGATGAGCATCGCCTACCTGGACCCAGGAAACATCGAGTCTGACCTGCAGTCGGGGGCTAAAGCTGGCTTCAAG CTGCTCTGGGTTCTGCTGGGAGCCACAGTCATCGGTCTGCTGCTGCAGCGGCTGGCGGCTCGACTTGGCGTCGTCACCGGGATGCATCTGGCCGAAGTCTGCAACCGGCAATATCGCACG GTTCCTCGTATCATCCTGTGGCTGATGGTTGAACTGGCCATCATCGGCTCAGACATGCAGGAGGTCATCGGCTGTGCCATCGCCTTCAACCTGCTCTCCTCTGGCAG GATTCCTCTGTACGGAGGCGTCCTCATCACCATCATCGACACctttgtcttcctcttcttGGACAAATATG GTTTGAGGAAGCTGGAGGCCTTTTTTGGTGTGCTCATCACCATCATGGCTGTCACATTTGGATATGAG TATGTGACGGTGGCTCCAGACCAGGCCCAGCTGCTGAAGGGGATGTTTGTCCCCTACTGTGAAGGCTGCGGTCCGGTCCAGCTGACTCAGGCTGTCGGCATCGTGGGCGCCGTCATCATGCCTCATAACATCTACCTGCACTCGGCTCTGGTCAAG TCTCGAGAAGTGGACCAGTCTAACAAGAAGGAGGTCAAAGAGGCCAATAAATATTTCTTCATGGAGTCGACCATTGCGCTGTTCGTCTCCTTCCTCATCAACGTGTTTGTGGTGGCCGTTTTCGCCGAAGCTTTTTACCAGAAAACCAACGCCGAGGTG CACAGCGTCTGCAATGAGTCGAGAAGTCCTCATTCACACCTGTTTCCTCTGGACAACGGAACTCTGGAGGTCGACATCTACAAAGGG GGGGTGGTTCTGGGCTGTTTCTTCGGCCCAGCGGCACTCTACATCTGGGCTGTTGGGATCCTGGCGGCTGGTCAGAGCTCCACCATGACTGGAACCTACTCTGGACAGTTTGTCATGGAG GGCTTCCTGAACCTGCGCTGGTCACGTTTCGCCCGGGTCTTGTTGACCCGATCCATTGCCATCACTCCCACCCTGTTGGTCGCCGTCTTCCAGGACGTCCATCACCTGACTGGGATGAACGACTTCCTCAATGTGCTGCAGAGCATGCAG ctgCCGTTTGCTCTCATCCCCATCCTCACTTTCACCAGTTTACCGTCTCTCATGAACGAGTTCGCCAACGGACT CATCTATAAGATCGGAGGAGGCCTGGTGGTCCTGGTCGTCTGTGCCATCAACATGTACTTTGTCGTCGTCTACGTCACGATGTTGAATGCTGTTTGGCTTTATGTGCTGGCAGCATTTCTCTCCATAGCGTACCTGACGTTTGTAGGATACCTG gcCTGGTTGTGTCTCATCGCTCTGGGAGTTTCTTTTCTGGATCCGTCCAGCAGGAGAGGAAACGATACGACGATCCTGATCGAGCAGCAGCCGGAGTTTGACTCCTGA